DNA from Amorphoplanes friuliensis DSM 7358:
GGTCACACCGCGCTCGCGGAGCCACTGGGTGTTGCTGTCGCCGCGCAGGAACCAGAGCAGCTCGACCGCGAGGGACTTGAAGTGCACCCGCTTCGTGGTGATCAGCGGGAAGCCCTGCGACAGGTCGTAGCGCAGGCGTTCACCGAAGAGGCTGACCGTGCCGGTGCCGGTGCGGTCCGCCTTCGGGATGCCGGTCTCGAGAACCCGGCGCAGCAGATCTTCGTACTGGGTGTCGACCATGGCCGCCACGCTAGCGCCTCCGGGCGCCCGGAGCCCTCAAGGCCCCGGGCGTCGCCGGTCACAGCTAGTGCGCCCAGGACTCGCTCATCGCGGAGATCTGCTGGTTGAGCTGCTGGAGGTCACGGTTCGGCTCTTCCTTCTGCTTCGCGGGGTCGACCGCGGAGAAGCCGAGCTGACCGCCGAGCTGCTGCCACCGGGCGAACAGGATCGTGTCGATCAGGACGTCCTTGACGTCCTCGTGGGCGGCTTCGAGCTCCTTCACGGCAGCCTCGTAGCGCTCCACCTTTTTCAGCAGGTCAGAACTCTCGTGAATGGTCATACGGGCAGGCTACCCAGAAATGAACCTTTTTCAGGTTGATATCCGGAAAGACCGTCACGCCCCATTTCGACACGCTACAGGTCGAACTCGCCGTCCTTGGCGCCGCCGACAAAGGCGTCCCATTCGGCCGGGGTGAAGAACAGCACGTCACCGTCGGGGCGCAGACCGTCCCGCACCGCGACTCCCCCGCCGTCGAGCAGAGCAACCTCGACGGCGGCGGCGCCGGCCTTCTCGGAAGCGGCACTGCGTCGCCACACGGCGTTGGTCAGGTCAGCATCGAACTTTTTCACGCGCCCAGTCTGCCAACGCAGCCGTCCGAGGGAAACACCCCATCGATGGACTAATCGCGGAGCCGGCCACCGATCTTGATGATGCGCTGGGCCAGGTGGTCGAGCGCCGCGTTCTGAACCTCGGTCAGCGGGGCGTCGTTGTTACCCCCGGTCACGTGCGAGACACCGTACGGGTTGCCGTCGGCGAACTTGAGCGGGTCGGTGTAGCCGGGCGCCGCCACCACGCCACCCCAGTGGTGGATCGTGTTGTACAGCGCGAGCAGCGTCGACTCCTGGCCGCCGTGCGCGGTCATCGTCGCGGTGAAGCCCGCGTACGCCTTGTCGGCGAGCAGACCCTGCTGCCACTGCGGGCCGAGGGTGTCCATGAACTGCTTGAGCTGGCTGGCGACGTTGCCGTACCGGGTCGGGGTCCCGAAGAGCACCGCGTCCGCCCAGACGACGTCGTCAGCCGTGGCCTTGGGCTCGTTCTTGGTCTTGTCGAAGTGCTGACTCCACGCCGCGTTCGACGCGATGGCCTCCGGCGGCGCGAGCTCCCCCACCTGGCGGACCCGCACCTCGGCGCCGGCCTTCTCACCGGCCTGCGAGAGCCGCTCCGCCATGCTGTGGATCGTGCCCGTCGACGAGTAGTAGATGATCGCCAGTTTCACGGCAGCCACGAGGACCCCTTCCGTAGTTGGTTGTTACGTCAACTATTCAGGGGTTGCCTGCCCGCGCGCAGGCGAACGAAACTTCAGAGGACCAATTCACTGCCCTGCGGGCCGACCGCGTCCGCGTGCTCGTCGTCGAGCCAGACACCGTCGCTGGCGAGATACCGGAAGCGGTAGTGGCCCGGATCGAGCCTCAGCGTCACAGTGCGCATGCCGTCCCGGCGCACCTTGAGCTCGTGCAGTCCCGGTTCCCAGTCGTTGAACGTGCCGACCACGCTCACCGACCCGTCGGGAGCGTCTTTCGGCAGGCAGAAGGTCACCCTGGTCTTGTTGCCGAAGAGCTTGCTCCGCTTGATCATTTTCCCCTCCAGAGTGCCCGGCTCCTCTCTCACCAACGCCCGGGGGTGCGATCGGTGACGCCCTAAAATCCGATTCATGCAACCGGAGACCCATGTCGCGGCCTTCCGCGACCTCGACGTCAGCACCCTGTACGCGATCATGAAGCTGCGCGTCGATGTTTTTGTCGTCGAGCAGAAGTGCCCCTACCCCGAGCTGGACGGGCGCGACGACGAGCCCGGCACCCGCCACGTGTGGCTGGCCCGGGGCGACGAGATCCTGGCCTACCTGCGGATCCTCGACGACAACGGCACTCCGCGGATCGGCCGCGTGGTGACGGCGCCGGACGCACGCAAGGGCGGCCACGCGAGCAGGCTCATGGAGCACGCGCTGACGGTGATCGGATCTCGGCCCAGCACGCTCGAGGCCCAGGCGCACCTGACCGGCTTCTACAGCCGTTTCGGGTACGCCGAGGCCGGGCCCGGGTACCTGGAGGACGGCATCCCCCACGTACCCATGAAGCGGGCTTAAGGGAGCGTGGCGACGAGCTCGGTGACCGACCGACGGCGGCCCGTGTAGAACGGCACTTCCTCACGGACGTGCCGGCGGGCCGTCGAGGCGCGCAGGTCACGCATCAGGTCGACGATGCGGTGCAGCTCGTCGGCCTCGAACGCGAGCATCCACTCGTAGTCGCCGAGCGCGAACGAAGCAACGGTGTTGGCCCGCACGTCGGGGTAGCCGCGCGCCATCTTGCCGTGCTCGGCCAGCATGAAACGCCGCTCCTCGTCGGGGAGCAGGTACCACTCGTACGACCGCACGAACGGGTAGACGCAGATGTACGGGCGCGCCTCCTCACCGGCCAGGAACGCGGGCAGGTGGCTCTTGTTGAACTCGGCGGGCCGGTGCAGTGCCATCTGCGACCACACGGGCTCGAGGTGCCGGCCCAGGGCTGTACGCCGGAACAGCCCGTAGGCCTCCTGCAGCGCGTCCGGCGACTCGGAGTGCCACCAGACCAGGATGTCGGCGTCGGCGCGCAGGCCGGACACGTCGTAGGTGCCACGGACGACGACGTCCTTGCCGAGCAGCTGCTCGAACAGCGCGTCGACCTCGCTCGCCAGGTCCTCACGCAGGGCGGGGAGCGGCGAGGCGACCTTGAAGACCGACCACATCGTGTAGCGGATCGTCGCGTTCAGCTCCTTGACCCGCGCGGCGTTGGTCTGCGGCTGGTCGGTCATCGCTCCTCCAAGTATTTCAAGACGTCGTCGGCGGCCTTCTCGCCGCTGGCTACACAGGCTGGGATGCCGACGCCGTCGAAGGCGGCGCCGGCCAGGGAGAGGCCGGGGCTGGTGGCGAGTGCGGCCCGGGCCAGCGCGACCCGGTCGAGGTGACCGGGTGCGTACTGCGGGAGCCCACCGCCCCAGCGCTGCACCCAGGACGCGACCGGTGGCGGCAACGCGTCACCGAGCAGTTTGCCCAGCTCGGCGTGAGCGGTCGCGGCGAGCACGGTGTCGTCGTGCTGCAACCGCTCCTCCTCGCCGACGCGCCCGAGCGACGCCCGGATGATCACCGGCCCGCCCTCGCGGTGCAGGTGGGACCACTTGTGCGTGAAGAACGTCGCCGCCTTGACCAGCGTGCCCTCGGTCGGCGGCACCAGAAATCCCGACAGGTCGGGCAGCGGTGTGCCCGGAGGCAGCGCAAACGCGGCCAGCGCGACGCTGGCGTAATCGAGCTCCTCGATCTCGGCGGCCGCGGACAGGTCGAGGCCGGAGATCAGCCGGGACGCCGGGCGCGCGGGCACGGCGAGCACCACGGCGTCGACGTCGTCGGTCTGCGGCTCCCACACCGGGCCGATCAGCAGCCGCCACCCGTGCGAGGTCCGGGCCAGCTCGCGGACGGCAGGCCGAGGCTGAGCCGGGCGCCGCGGCCCCGCGGCGGCGGCGACCAGGCGGCCCATCCCGCCGGCGACCGCGCCGAAGATCGGTCGCCCCGGCACCCGCACGGACGCGGCCTGAGCAGCGCGGACAGCGCCGGCCAGGGTGTGCTCGGTGCGGGCGGTGCGGGCCAGCGCGGGCATGGTGGTCGCCAGGGACAGCCGGTCGGCGCGGCCCGCGTAGACACCGCCGAGCATCGGATCGACGAGCCGGTCGGCCACCTCGTCGCCGTACCGGGCCCGGACCAGCGCGCCCACGGCGATGTCGGCGCCGGGCGCGAGCAGCGGGCGGCCCTCGTCGCGGTCGGCGTCCGCCGCCGGTCGCGCCACTGCCCCCAAGGACGTCAGATCACCGGGTACGCCCACCAGCGTGCCCTTCGGCACCGGCTCGAGGCGCCCGGCGATGGCCAGCGCCGCCGGCACAGCGGCCGGGTGCACGAGGGAGTCGCCGAGGCCGACCCGGCGGACGAAGCGCACAGCTGCGGACTCACCACCGTCCGGGCCACCGATCAGGAACGACTCGGCGCCCCGCTCGACGACGGTGCCGGCCAGCTCACCGGTGCGCAGTTTGCCGCCGAGACGGCCCGACTGCTCGTACACGATGATCTCGGTGTCGGCGGGGGCGCGGTCCCGGATCCGTACGGCGGCAGCGAGCCCGGCGATTCCGCCACCCACGACCGCAACACGCTTCCGCACACTTGTCACCCTGTCAGGTCGCGGCCCTCGACGGCCACCGGGGTACTTCGATGTGACAACTCGTGCCTACAGGGTGTGGATCAGCTCGACCAGGCGGGTGAGGACCTCGGGGTCGGTCTCCGGCATGACACCGTGACCGAGGTTGAAGACGTGCCCGGGCGCGGCGCGGCCCTCGGCGACGACCCGGCGGGCCTCGCGCTCGACGACCTCCCAGGGCGCGAAGAGGATCGCGGGGTCGAGGTTGCCCTGCACCGACCTGTCCGGCCCGATGACGGTCGTGGCCCGGTCCAGCGGGGTGCGCCAGTCGACACCGACCACGTCGGCGCCGGCCTCCCCCATGGCCTGGAGCAGCACACCCGTACCGACCCCGAAGTGGATCCGCGGGACACCCGCATCCTGGAGACCGCTCAGCACGCGGGCGGAGTGCGGCAGGACGAACCGGCGGTAGTCCGCCTCGGACAGCGCGCCGGCCCACGAGTCGAAGAGCTGGACCGCACTGACACCCGCGCCGACCTGCACCCGCAGGAACGCCAGCGTGATGTCGGCCAGCTTGCCGCACAGCTCGTTCCAGAGGTCCGGGTCGCCGTACATCATGGCTTTGGTCTTCAGGTACGTCCGGGACGGGCCGCCCTCGATGAGATAGCTGGCCAGCGTGAACGGCGCACCCGCGAACCCGATCAGCGGCGTCGCGCCGAGCTCCGGCACCAGCAGGCGCACGGCCTCGTCGACGTACGACACGTCACCCGGCTCCAGCGTCCCCAGCGCGGCGACGTCGGCGGCCGTACGGATCGGCTCGGCGACGACCGGGCCCGTGCCGGGCACGATGTCCAGGTCGACACCCGCGGCGGCCAGCGGCACCACGATGTCGCTGAACAGGATGGCCGCGTCGACGCCGTGGCGGCGTACCGGCTGGAGGGTGATCTCGGTGACCAGGTCGGGACGGCGGCAGGACTCGAGCATCCCGACGCCTTCGCGGATCTTGCGATATTCGGGCAGGGACCGGCCCGCCTGCCGCATGAACCAGACGGGCGTGTGCGGCACTGACCGGCCGCGGCAGGCCCGGACGAACACCGAATCCTGGAGAGTCGTGGTCACTTGCGACATCGTGCCACGTGAGTGAACGAGGCTGTGCGGCGCGCCGCGCAAGGGAGGATCGCGGTGATCGGCATAGGCTTCGTCCCATGGCGCCCACGTCCGTTGCACCCGAGGCGTTCACCCGCGCCGTCGCCGGGCTCCGGGCTGCTGCGCCGCGCGAGGAGATCCTGCTCGAGGAGATCGCCGCGCCGCAGCGGCTCGCCCCGTGGGGGTTCGCGCTGAGCGCGACCGTCCTGCGCGACGGTGACGAGGTGGCGAGCGGCCGGCTGATCCTGCTCCACGACCCCGACGGGCACGACGCCTGGCAGGGCAACCTGCGGCTGGTCACCCTGATCACGGCCGAGCTGGAGTCCGACATGGCCGGCGACCCGCTGCTGCCCGCGGTCGCCTGGACCTGGCTCAGCGACGGCCTGGACCAGCACGCGGCGGCCTACACCGCGATCGGCGGCACGATCACCCAGACCACGTCGACCCGCTTCGGCGAGCTCGCCGGTCCGGCGCCGACCGCCGACCTGGAGATCCGCGCCTCGTGGACGCCGACCTCCGACGACCTCGGCGCCCACCTCCAGGGCTGGTGCACGATGCTCGCCTCGACCGCGGGCCTTCCGCCCCCGGGCGTGACATCTCTCAACAACCGCCAGCGGGCGGACGCGAACTAACAGACCTTGAAGGCGTCACAAGCGGTCTTGATCGGTACGGCGATACCGATGCCCTCGGCGTCACGGGCTTTTGCGGTGGCGAGTCCGATGACCTCGTCCTCGCTGTTCACCACGGGTCCGCCGGAGTTGCCCGGGTTGATCGGCGCGTCGAACTGGATCGACGGGCCCTCGGCGTCGTCGGGCCGGTAGGCGCTGACAACACCCGTCGTCACGGTGTCCTCGAGGCCGAGCGGCGCGCCGACGACCACCACCTGCTGGCCCGGCTTGACCGTGGCGGGGGCGGTGTCGAGCCCGGCGATCTTGCGGTTGGCGCGGAGCAGCGCCAGATCCTTGTTCTTGCTGACCTTGACGATGGTCGCGGACAGCTCGTCCTTGCCACGCTCGAGGAAGACCTTGCGGTTACCGGACTCCCACACCGACTCGACCACGTGGTAGTTCGTCAGCAGGTTCGCCTGGCCGTCCGCCGCCTTGTCGCCGACCGAGAACGCCGTACCGGTGAAGTTGCCGGCCCGGACCCGGAAGACGCTCGGGAGCACGGTCTGTGAGATCGCCTCGGGGTCGAAGACCGCGGCGAGCTGCTTCTCCAGCCGGTCGGCCCGATCCGCGAGCTGATCCTGGCGGCCGATCGCCGCCGTGAGCTGTTCGGTGCTGGTCACGAGGCGGTGGTCGACCCGGTCCAGGCGCCAGGCCTGCCAGCCGGCGACCAGCAGCAGCACGATGACCAGCAGAATTGTCATCAGCCGGCTCCGGCCGCGGCCGTTGAGGACAGCAGGCTCGCTCGACGGTTCGGCGACCACCGGATAGGGCGCGGCGCCCGTGGGCGACGGCAGGTACGGCCCGGGGGCACGGCGGGCCGGGCGCGGATGCCCTATCCGCGGGACGGCACGCGGCGCGGTGGCCCACTCACCCGAGGGGTGGTCGGGCAGGCTGAGCAGCGGATCCTGCGGTGCCCGGCGCGGGCCCGGCACCCCGAAGGGGTCGTAGGCAGTCGTCATGCGGCACGGGCCTCCCGGGTGTCGACGCTCCGGCCGGTAGTACGGACGAAAAGGGGTCCGCGGACGGGCCTCGGGCAGCTTTCTTCAAAGAGTCGAGTGGATCGAGGCCCGACGCGCCGGGACCCGGCTGCGCACCAGGGGGGCGGTACCCCCGTACGGTTACGTGGTGACCGACGAAGCACCCCTGCGCCGTCGGGACGCGCCGGACCAAGCAGGGGACGGACCGCACGCCGTGCCGCCCGACCCGATGTCTGGCGGTCCCGAGCCCGAGCCTGCCCGCACGTCCGTTCCCCTCACGGCGCCCCGGGACGGCACTCCGAGGCCGGTGGAGACCGCCGCTGAGCTGGCCGAAGTTGTCGCGCGCATGGCCGCCGGCACCGGCCCCGTGGCCGTCGACGCGGAACGCGCGTCCGGCTACCGCTACACCCAGAAGGCCTATCTGGTGCAGCTGCGCCGGGCCGGTTCGGGCACCGTCCTGATCGATCCGATGCCCCTGGACGACCTGAGCACGCTCGACGAGGCGCTGGCGAACACCGAGTGGGTGCTGCACGCCGCGAGCCAGGACCTGGCCTGCCTGGCCGAGATCGGCATGAAGCCGCGCAAGCTCTTCGACACCGAGCTCGCCGCCCGACTGGCCGGTTTCGAGCGTGTCGGCCTGGCCGCGCTGACCGAGCAGCTGCTCGGCTATTCGCTGGAGAAGCACCACTCGGCGGCCGACTGGTCGACCCGCCCGCTGCCGGAGTCCTGGCTGACGTACGCCGCCCTGGACGTCGAGATGCTCACCGACCTGCGCGACCTGCTCGCCGCGGAGCTCGACCGGCAGGGCAAGTCCGCCTGGGCCGCCGAGGAGTTCGAGGCCCTCGTGGCCAGCGCCGACCGTCCGCCCCGCACCCGCCCCGACCCGTGGCGCCGCACGTCGGGAATACACCGAGTCCGTGGTGCCCGCGCTCAGTCCCGCGTCCGCGCCCTCTGGTACGCCCGCGACGGCGTGGCGTCCCGCCGCGACTCGGCGCCGGGTCGTGTCCTGCCCGACTCGGCGATCATCGCGGCGGCCGAGCTGGACCCCAAGGACGAACGCACCCTGCTCGGCCTGCCCGGCTTCGGTGGCCGCTCGGTCCGCCGCCTGGCCCGGGTCTGGCTCGACGCGCTCGACGCCGCCCGCGCCCTGCCCGACGACGAGCTGCCGGTGAACGTGCCGGTGGAGGGCCCGCCGCCCCCGCACCGCTGGGCGGAACGCGACCCGATCGCCGCCGCGAGGTTGCAGCGCTGCCGCCAGGTGGTCATCAGCACCGCGGAGGCGCACACCCTGCCGCCGGAAAACCTGATCAGCCCGGACTTCATCCGCCGGCTGGCCTGGTCCCCGCCGGAGGAGGTCACCCCGCAGGCCGTGGCGGACACCCTCCTCGGCTTCGGCGCACGCAACTGGCAGGTCGTCCTGCTCGCCGACAACATCGCCAAGGCCCTGCCCGAGGTGCAGCCCGACGCCCAGCCCGAGACTCCGGCCGACCCGGCAGATTGATCAAGCCGCCGCTCTTCACCGCGCTCGAGGGAGCCCGGTCGGTGCTCCTCGCGGGCGCCGGTGGCGGTTTCGACATATATGCCGGGTTACCGCTGGCGTTCGCCCTGCGCGACGCCGGCGTGGATGTCCACCTGGCCAACCTGTCCTTCACCCAGCTGGGCCTGCTCGACCTCGAAGCCTGGCTCGACCCGGACCTGGCGCTGATCATGCCGGACACCCGCGGACCCGACGACTACTTCCCCGAGCGGACCCTCGCGCGGTGGCTCGCGGCCCACGACATGCCGCCGGCCGTGCACGCCTTCCCGCGGACCGGCGTCCAGCCGCTCCGCGCGGCCTACCAAAACCTGATCACCCGGTACGCCGTGGACGCGATCGTGCTGGTCGACGGTGGCACGGACATCCTGATGCGCGGTGACGAGGCCGGGCTGGGCACGCCGGAGGAGGACATGGCGAGCCTGGGCGCCGTGGCCGGACTCGACGTGCCGACCCGGCTGGTGACCTGCCTCGGCTTCGGCATCGACGCGTACCACGGCGTCAACCACGTCCAGGTGCTGGAAAATCTCGCCACGCTGGACCGCGACGGCGCCTACCTGGGTGCTCTGTCCATCCCCGGCCACGGCCGGGAGGCGGCGCTCTACCGCGACGCGGTCGCCGACGCCCAGGCCACGACCCCGATGCGGCCGAGCATCGTGCAGGGCCAGATCGCCGCGGCCACCCGCGGCGCCAGCGGCAACGAGCAGTTCACGACCCGCACGGCGGACAGCACGCTCTTCGTCAACCCGCTGATGGCCGTCTACTTCACCGTCGACCTCCCGGCCCTGGCCCGCCACAACCTCTACCTCGACCGCCTCGAGGACACCGTCGGCATGCGCCAGATCAGCACCCGCATCGAGAGGTTCCGAGCCGGGATCACCCCCCGGCTGGCGCGCACCTACCCGCACTGACCAGCCACAACGGGTCTGCCATGCACGCAGCCGGCAATCGGCGGGAGCGACGGTCAGAACCATGCAACCAGGTGCGACATCCTGAATTTGATCGTCTTCTCACTTACGGTCGAGGTGGATCCGACACCGAGGTAGGCAAACAAGTTACCGACGAGTAGCATGAAATCCCCCTGGGTTCGCCTGCAAGGAGGCTTGTTGTGCCCCGAGTAAGCCGCGAGGTCGTCTTCGTCGACGGCGTCCGCACCCCGTTCGGCAAGGCGGGTGGCATGTATGCCGAGACCCGCGCCGACGACCTGGTGATTCGATGCATCCGTGAGTTGATGCGGCGTAATCCGCAGCTTCCGCCCGAGCGTGTGGACGAGGTGGCCATCGCCGCCACCACGCAGACCGGCGACCAGGGGCTGACCATCGGTCGCACGGCCGCCCTGCTGTCCGGGCTGCCCAAGACCGTTCCCGGTTACGCCATCGACCGGATGTGCGCCGGCGCCATGACCGCGGTGACCAACGTCGCCGGTGGCATCGCGATGGGCGCCTACGACGTGGCCATCGCCGGTGGTGTCGAGCACATGGGCCACCACCCGATGGGTGAGGGTGTCGACCCGAACCCCCGGATCCTGGCCGAGAAGCTCGTCGACCCGTCCGCGCTGGTCATGGGTTCGACCGCCGAAAATCTGCACGACCGTCTGCCGCAGATCACCAAGGAGCGTGTCGACGCGTACGGGCTGGCCTCGCAGGAGAAGACGGCCAAGGCGTACGCGAACGGCAAGCTGCAGCCCGACATGGTGTCCGTGGCGATCCGCAACGCCGAGCAGGGCTGGGGTCTGGCGACCGTCGACGAGGCTCCGCGGGAGACGTCGATGGAAAAGCTGGCCACGCTCAAGACGCCGTTCCGGCCGCACGGCAAGGTCACCGCGGGCAATGCGGCCGGCCTCAACGACGGCGCCACGGCGGCCCTGCTGGCCGACGAGGAGACCGCGCGTGAGCTGGGACTTCCCGTCGCCATGCGCATGGTCTCGTACGGTTTTGTCGGTGTCGAGCCGGAGATCATGGGTTACGGCCCGATCCCGTCGACCGAGAAGGCCCTGCGTCTCGCCGGTCTGACCATCGACGACATCGGCCTGTTCGAGCTCAACGAGGCCTTCGCCGTGCAGGTCCTGGCGTTCCTCGACCACTACGGCATCGCCGACGACGACCCGCGGGTCAACCCGTGGGGCGGCGCGATCGCGATCGGGCACCCGCTGGCGAGCTCCGGCGTCCGGCTGATGACGCAGCTGGCCCGCCACTTCGCCGAGCACCCCGAGGTCCGGTACGGCATCAACGCCATGTGCATCGGCATCGGCATGGGCGGCACGGTCATCTGGGAGAACCCGAACTGGGAAGGAAACGACAAGTGACGGCACTCCCGGACTACCCCAACGAGGTTGTCACCAAGGCTCTCGTCCGGCTGGTGCGCGTGCCGGGGCTGGACAAGCCCGCTGCGCTGATCACGCTCGACAACGGCCTGGACTACAAGAAGCCGAACAGCTTCGGCCCGGCCGGGCTGCGGTCGCTCGACGAGGCGATCACGGAGGCCACGGCGGCCGAGCCGGCGTTCATCGCGCTGACCGGTAAGCCGTACATCTTCTGTGTCGGTGCTGACATCACCGGCATGCCGTTCATCACGTCGCGGGACCAGGCCGTGGCGCTGGGTGAGCTGGGCCACTCGGTCTTCGCCCGGCTCAAGAACTCGGCCATCCCGACGTTCGCGTTCATCAACGGCGCGGCGCTCGGCGGTGGCCTCGAGGTCTCGCTGCACTGTCACTACCGGACGGTGTCCGGCGGTGCCGCGGCGCTCGGCCTGCCCGAGGTCGCGATCGGCCTGATCCCCGGCTGGGGTGGCAGCCAGTTGCTCCCCAACCTGATCGGTGTGCCGGGTGCGGCGCAGGTCATCCTGCAGAACCCCCTCACCCAGAAGGTCCTCAAGCCGAAGCAGGCCGCCGAGCTGGGCATCGCCG
Protein-coding regions in this window:
- a CDS encoding DUF397 domain-containing protein: MKKFDADLTNAVWRRSAASEKAGAAAVEVALLDGGGVAVRDGLRPDGDVLFFTPAEWDAFVGGAKDGEFDL
- the wrbA gene encoding NAD(P)H:quinone oxidoreductase type IV — protein: MAAVKLAIIYYSSTGTIHSMAERLSQAGEKAGAEVRVRQVGELAPPEAIASNAAWSQHFDKTKNEPKATADDVVWADAVLFGTPTRYGNVASQLKQFMDTLGPQWQQGLLADKAYAGFTATMTAHGGQESTLLALYNTIHHWGGVVAAPGYTDPLKFADGNPYGVSHVTGGNNDAPLTEVQNAALDHLAQRIIKIGGRLRD
- a CDS encoding isoamylase early set domain-containing protein codes for the protein MIKRSKLFGNKTRVTFCLPKDAPDGSVSVVGTFNDWEPGLHELKVRRDGMRTVTLRLDPGHYRFRYLASDGVWLDDEHADAVGPQGSELVL
- a CDS encoding GNAT family N-acetyltransferase, translating into MQPETHVAAFRDLDVSTLYAIMKLRVDVFVVEQKCPYPELDGRDDEPGTRHVWLARGDEILAYLRILDDNGTPRIGRVVTAPDARKGGHASRLMEHALTVIGSRPSTLEAQAHLTGFYSRFGYAEAGPGYLEDGIPHVPMKRA
- the hemQ gene encoding hydrogen peroxide-dependent heme synthase, whose protein sequence is MTDQPQTNAARVKELNATIRYTMWSVFKVASPLPALREDLASEVDALFEQLLGKDVVVRGTYDVSGLRADADILVWWHSESPDALQEAYGLFRRTALGRHLEPVWSQMALHRPAEFNKSHLPAFLAGEEARPYICVYPFVRSYEWYLLPDEERRFMLAEHGKMARGYPDVRANTVASFALGDYEWMLAFEADELHRIVDLMRDLRASTARRHVREEVPFYTGRRRSVTELVATLP
- the hemG gene encoding protoporphyrinogen oxidase, translating into MRKRVAVVGGGIAGLAAAVRIRDRAPADTEIIVYEQSGRLGGKLRTGELAGTVVERGAESFLIGGPDGGESAAVRFVRRVGLGDSLVHPAAVPAALAIAGRLEPVPKGTLVGVPGDLTSLGAVARPAADADRDEGRPLLAPGADIAVGALVRARYGDEVADRLVDPMLGGVYAGRADRLSLATTMPALARTARTEHTLAGAVRAAQAASVRVPGRPIFGAVAGGMGRLVAAAAGPRRPAQPRPAVRELARTSHGWRLLIGPVWEPQTDDVDAVVLAVPARPASRLISGLDLSAAAEIEELDYASVALAAFALPPGTPLPDLSGFLVPPTEGTLVKAATFFTHKWSHLHREGGPVIIRASLGRVGEEERLQHDDTVLAATAHAELGKLLGDALPPPVASWVQRWGGGLPQYAPGHLDRVALARAALATSPGLSLAGAAFDGVGIPACVASGEKAADDVLKYLEER
- the hemE gene encoding uroporphyrinogen decarboxylase; this translates as MTTTLQDSVFVRACRGRSVPHTPVWFMRQAGRSLPEYRKIREGVGMLESCRRPDLVTEITLQPVRRHGVDAAILFSDIVVPLAAAGVDLDIVPGTGPVVAEPIRTAADVAALGTLEPGDVSYVDEAVRLLVPELGATPLIGFAGAPFTLASYLIEGGPSRTYLKTKAMMYGDPDLWNELCGKLADITLAFLRVQVGAGVSAVQLFDSWAGALSEADYRRFVLPHSARVLSGLQDAGVPRIHFGVGTGVLLQAMGEAGADVVGVDWRTPLDRATTVIGPDRSVQGNLDPAILFAPWEVVEREARRVVAEGRAAPGHVFNLGHGVMPETDPEVLTRLVELIHTL
- a CDS encoding DUF3000 domain-containing protein, whose product is MAPTSVAPEAFTRAVAGLRAAAPREEILLEEIAAPQRLAPWGFALSATVLRDGDEVASGRLILLHDPDGHDAWQGNLRLVTLITAELESDMAGDPLLPAVAWTWLSDGLDQHAAAYTAIGGTITQTTSTRFGELAGPAPTADLEIRASWTPTSDDLGAHLQGWCTMLASTAGLPPPGVTSLNNRQRADAN
- a CDS encoding S1C family serine protease: MTTAYDPFGVPGPRRAPQDPLLSLPDHPSGEWATAPRAVPRIGHPRPARRAPGPYLPSPTGAAPYPVVAEPSSEPAVLNGRGRSRLMTILLVIVLLLVAGWQAWRLDRVDHRLVTSTEQLTAAIGRQDQLADRADRLEKQLAAVFDPEAISQTVLPSVFRVRAGNFTGTAFSVGDKAADGQANLLTNYHVVESVWESGNRKVFLERGKDELSATIVKVSKNKDLALLRANRKIAGLDTAPATVKPGQQVVVVGAPLGLEDTVTTGVVSAYRPDDAEGPSIQFDAPINPGNSGGPVVNSEDEVIGLATAKARDAEGIGIAVPIKTACDAFKVC
- a CDS encoding ribonuclease D, which encodes MTDEAPLRRRDAPDQAGDGPHAVPPDPMSGGPEPEPARTSVPLTAPRDGTPRPVETAAELAEVVARMAAGTGPVAVDAERASGYRYTQKAYLVQLRRAGSGTVLIDPMPLDDLSTLDEALANTEWVLHAASQDLACLAEIGMKPRKLFDTELAARLAGFERVGLAALTEQLLGYSLEKHHSAADWSTRPLPESWLTYAALDVEMLTDLRDLLAAELDRQGKSAWAAEEFEALVASADRPPRTRPDPWRRTSGIHRVRGARAQSRVRALWYARDGVASRRDSAPGRVLPDSAIIAAAELDPKDERTLLGLPGFGGRSVRRLARVWLDALDAARALPDDELPVNVPVEGPPPPHRWAERDPIAAARLQRCRQVVISTAEAHTLPPENLISPDFIRRLAWSPPEEVTPQAVADTLLGFGARNWQVVLLADNIAKALPEVQPDAQPETPADPAD
- a CDS encoding DUF1152 domain-containing protein — encoded protein: MLLAGAGGGFDIYAGLPLAFALRDAGVDVHLANLSFTQLGLLDLEAWLDPDLALIMPDTRGPDDYFPERTLARWLAAHDMPPAVHAFPRTGVQPLRAAYQNLITRYAVDAIVLVDGGTDILMRGDEAGLGTPEEDMASLGAVAGLDVPTRLVTCLGFGIDAYHGVNHVQVLENLATLDRDGAYLGALSIPGHGREAALYRDAVADAQATTPMRPSIVQGQIAAATRGASGNEQFTTRTADSTLFVNPLMAVYFTVDLPALARHNLYLDRLEDTVGMRQISTRIERFRAGITPRLARTYPH
- a CDS encoding thiolase family protein; the encoded protein is MPRVSREVVFVDGVRTPFGKAGGMYAETRADDLVIRCIRELMRRNPQLPPERVDEVAIAATTQTGDQGLTIGRTAALLSGLPKTVPGYAIDRMCAGAMTAVTNVAGGIAMGAYDVAIAGGVEHMGHHPMGEGVDPNPRILAEKLVDPSALVMGSTAENLHDRLPQITKERVDAYGLASQEKTAKAYANGKLQPDMVSVAIRNAEQGWGLATVDEAPRETSMEKLATLKTPFRPHGKVTAGNAAGLNDGATAALLADEETARELGLPVAMRMVSYGFVGVEPEIMGYGPIPSTEKALRLAGLTIDDIGLFELNEAFAVQVLAFLDHYGIADDDPRVNPWGGAIAIGHPLASSGVRLMTQLARHFAEHPEVRYGINAMCIGIGMGGTVIWENPNWEGNDK